One region of Anaeromyxobacter paludicola genomic DNA includes:
- a CDS encoding YwiC-like family protein, translating into MPDRPRSLFPREHGAYGQVLLPLVAGLAVGRPTVAAALLALAALTAFGAHEPLLVLAGLRGRRPAEEDRPRARVLLARLAGLTAALGLAGVALAPPEARVALAAPVVLGGGVVLLVASRREKTLAGEVVVAAALSSCGLPVALAGGATVRVALACWITWILGFAAATLAVQVILVRARTKGGRDPGPLHAALAAALAGAAAALAAGGALPWVVPAALAPMALASIVVCLARVPPKRLKELGWAMVGTSLVTLAVLLAGFR; encoded by the coding sequence ATGCCGGACCGTCCCCGCTCGCTCTTCCCCCGGGAGCACGGCGCCTATGGACAGGTGCTGCTCCCGCTCGTCGCCGGCCTCGCGGTGGGGCGGCCCACCGTCGCGGCGGCGCTCCTCGCGCTCGCGGCGCTCACCGCCTTCGGGGCCCACGAGCCGCTGCTCGTGCTCGCCGGCCTGCGCGGCCGCCGCCCCGCCGAGGAGGACCGGCCCCGGGCGCGGGTGCTCCTCGCCCGCCTCGCCGGCCTGACCGCCGCGCTCGGGCTCGCGGGCGTGGCGCTCGCGCCCCCCGAGGCCCGGGTCGCGCTCGCCGCCCCGGTCGTGCTCGGCGGCGGCGTGGTGCTGCTCGTCGCCTCGCGGCGGGAGAAGACGCTCGCGGGCGAGGTGGTGGTGGCGGCGGCGCTCTCGTCCTGCGGGCTCCCGGTGGCGCTCGCCGGCGGAGCGACGGTCCGCGTCGCGCTCGCCTGCTGGATCACCTGGATCCTCGGGTTCGCGGCGGCGACGCTGGCCGTGCAGGTCATCCTGGTGCGCGCGCGGACGAAGGGCGGGCGCGATCCCGGCCCGCTCCACGCCGCGCTCGCCGCCGCGCTCGCCGGGGCCGCCGCCGCGCTCGCCGCGGGGGGCGCGCTGCCCTGGGTGGTGCCGGCGGCGCTCGCCCCCATGGCGCTCGCGTCGATCGTGGTCTGCCTGGCCCGGGTGCCGCCCAAGCGGCTCAAGGAGCTCGGGTGGGCGATGGTCGGGACGTCGCTCGTGACCCTGGCGGTGTTGCTCGCCGGGTTCCGCTAG
- a CDS encoding sensor histidine kinase: MGGAADAAAFLAEAARSLGGCASEQELATALAALAVPALADSAGVELFDEGEGSRTAHRATVGLSGAPVHVPADLPITAASALLGRLDLRWADPGESGRAVHVAVAESLCRMAGLALLATRERDRAARAARRADREEGRAAEAWRRLELLDRVAALVGSSLEQDELLEGLGRVVVPALGDWIGFWLAGASGGWRSAQGSTEALHQQLRALFGFEPMARVRHVVDTGEPALCQAPPRAEGDCGLRAESALVVRLAARGRVSGAMVLLSYDGARRYGAPELAAAEDLAGRVALALDNARLYRDSQDAVRIRDEFLSVASHELKTPLSALRLNVQSLARGVARGVVDRTVLLDRVKSAERQTDRLARLIEKLLDISRITAGKLVLQLEELDLAAVTGEVVARALEETRGEVPIHCALEGDLVATCDRLRLDQVVTNLVSNALKYGGGKPVDVRLRREGERARLTVRDHGIGIAPSDQERIFGRFERAVTGHHYGGLGLGLWIVRQIVDALDGKIAVESTPGGGSTFTVLLPLAPRVGCAERPEPGAPAP; the protein is encoded by the coding sequence TTGGGCGGGGCCGCGGACGCGGCGGCCTTCCTGGCGGAGGCGGCCCGCTCGCTCGGCGGCTGCGCCTCGGAGCAGGAGCTCGCGACGGCGCTGGCGGCGCTGGCCGTCCCGGCGCTCGCCGATTCGGCCGGCGTGGAGCTCTTCGACGAGGGCGAGGGGAGCCGCACGGCGCACCGCGCCACCGTCGGCCTCTCCGGCGCGCCGGTGCACGTTCCGGCGGACCTCCCCATCACCGCCGCGAGCGCGCTCCTCGGCCGGCTCGACCTCCGCTGGGCCGATCCCGGCGAATCCGGTCGGGCGGTGCACGTGGCCGTGGCCGAGTCCCTCTGCCGGATGGCGGGCTTGGCGCTCCTCGCCACGAGGGAGCGCGACCGGGCCGCCCGGGCCGCGCGGCGCGCCGACCGGGAGGAGGGGCGGGCGGCCGAGGCCTGGCGCCGGCTCGAGCTCCTCGACCGCGTCGCGGCGCTGGTGGGCAGCTCGCTCGAGCAGGACGAGCTGCTCGAGGGGCTCGGACGGGTGGTGGTCCCGGCGCTGGGCGACTGGATCGGCTTCTGGCTCGCCGGGGCGAGCGGCGGCTGGCGGTCCGCCCAGGGCAGCACCGAGGCGCTGCACCAGCAGCTCCGCGCGCTCTTCGGGTTCGAGCCGATGGCGCGGGTGCGCCACGTCGTGGACACCGGCGAGCCGGCCCTCTGCCAGGCGCCGCCCCGGGCCGAGGGCGACTGCGGGCTGCGGGCCGAGTCGGCGCTGGTGGTCCGGCTCGCCGCGCGCGGGCGGGTGTCGGGCGCGATGGTGCTGCTCTCGTACGACGGGGCCCGCCGCTACGGCGCGCCCGAGCTCGCGGCCGCCGAGGATCTGGCCGGGCGCGTGGCCCTGGCGCTCGACAACGCGCGGCTCTACCGCGACTCGCAGGACGCCGTCCGCATCCGGGACGAGTTCCTCTCGGTGGCGTCGCACGAGCTCAAGACCCCGCTCTCCGCGCTGCGGCTCAACGTGCAGAGCCTGGCGCGCGGGGTCGCGCGCGGCGTCGTGGACCGGACCGTCCTGCTCGATCGGGTGAAGAGCGCGGAGCGGCAGACCGACCGGCTGGCGCGGCTCATCGAGAAGCTGCTCGACATCTCCCGCATCACCGCCGGCAAGCTGGTGCTCCAACTCGAGGAGCTCGACCTCGCCGCGGTGACCGGCGAGGTGGTGGCGCGGGCGCTCGAGGAGACCCGCGGCGAGGTCCCCATCCACTGCGCGCTCGAGGGGGATCTCGTCGCCACCTGCGACCGGCTGCGGCTCGACCAGGTGGTCACGAACCTCGTCTCCAACGCGCTCAAGTACGGCGGCGGCAAGCCGGTGGACGTGCGGCTCCGCCGCGAGGGCGAGCGGGCCCGGCTCACCGTCCGCGACCACGGGATCGGCATCGCGCCCTCCGACCAGGAGCGGATCTTCGGCCGGTTCGAGCGGGCCGTGACCGGCCACCACTACGGCGGGCTCGGGCTGGGGCTCTGGATCGTGCGGCAGATCGTGGACGCGCTCGACGGGAAGATCGCCGTCGAGAGCACGCCCGGCGGCGGATCCACCTTCACGGTGCTCCTGCCGCTCGCGCCGCGGGTCGGATGCGCCGAGCGCCCCGAGCCCGGCGCCCCCGCGCCCTGA